From Chryseobacterium gallinarum, one genomic window encodes:
- a CDS encoding DUF6526 family protein → MKQQNYHNHRKFYPPHHFIYLPLLILLEVYGIYKVWDDPVNKLTWILFSIVIFLLFYLAFMTRQHYALGLQNRIVILEFRQRYFEIFNNRSEETVGKLKFDQIAALRFADDEEFKELLYRALHENISGDEIKRSIKNWRADRLRI, encoded by the coding sequence ATGAAACAGCAGAATTACCACAATCACAGAAAATTTTATCCGCCTCATCATTTTATATACCTTCCTCTATTAATTTTATTGGAAGTTTATGGGATTTATAAAGTATGGGATGATCCGGTCAATAAGCTGACATGGATATTATTTTCTATTGTTATTTTTCTGCTTTTCTATCTGGCATTCATGACAAGACAGCATTATGCATTGGGACTTCAGAACCGTATTGTCATCCTTGAATTCAGGCAACGATATTTTGAAATTTTTAATAACAGATCTGAAGAAACTGTTGGAAAATTAAAATTTGATCAGATAGCAGCTCTGAGATTTGCTGATGATGAAGAATTCAAAGAACTTTTGTATAGAGCTCTTCACGAAAACATTTCAGGAGACGAGATCAAAAGATCGATTAAAAACTGGAGAGCCGACCGACTCAGAATTTGA
- a CDS encoding DNA topoisomerase IB: protein MEKNTEIEIITHLKPAKIVKIMKDPEASAKAVHLVYTTDAETAGITRKKTGKKYSYYKDGEKIKDKDEITRINKLVIPPAWENVWICALENGHLQATGFDAKKRKQYRYHPLWSALRNHTKFYRMLQFGYALPKIRLHIEQDLALRNFEKRKILALIVSLMQRTNIRIGNNIYEKLYGSFGLTTLKDKHVEVKGQKITFSFKGKKGIVHHIDLRSKRLARLVQKCKDIPGKELFQYLDDEGNRHSIDSGMVNEYIKEISGEDFTAKDFRTWSGTVSALIAFKEIGYAENNTEYKKKVKEALDIVAEHLGNTTAVCKKYYVHPLVINLYENNTIKKYLDELEVIEENDGKADLTKEEKLVIKILENEKM from the coding sequence ATGGAGAAGAATACAGAGATAGAAATTATTACGCATTTAAAGCCGGCAAAAATTGTTAAAATAATGAAGGACCCGGAGGCTTCTGCAAAGGCGGTACATCTTGTATATACCACCGATGCAGAAACGGCCGGAATTACCCGGAAAAAGACAGGAAAAAAATATTCCTACTATAAGGATGGTGAAAAAATCAAAGACAAAGATGAGATTACAAGAATCAACAAACTTGTTATTCCTCCGGCGTGGGAAAATGTATGGATTTGTGCCCTGGAAAACGGACATCTTCAGGCCACCGGTTTTGACGCTAAAAAAAGAAAGCAGTACCGTTATCATCCTTTGTGGAGTGCTCTGAGAAATCATACAAAATTCTACAGAATGCTTCAGTTCGGGTATGCATTACCTAAAATCAGGCTCCATATAGAACAGGATCTTGCTCTGAGAAATTTTGAAAAACGGAAAATCCTGGCCCTCATCGTCAGCCTTATGCAAAGAACCAATATCCGTATTGGTAATAATATCTACGAAAAACTGTATGGCTCCTTTGGGCTGACTACTTTAAAAGATAAACACGTTGAAGTTAAAGGTCAGAAAATCACATTTTCATTTAAAGGGAAGAAAGGCATTGTACATCATATTGATCTCAGAAGTAAAAGATTGGCAAGGCTTGTTCAGAAATGTAAAGATATCCCGGGAAAAGAGCTTTTCCAATATCTTGATGATGAAGGAAACCGTCATTCTATAGACTCGGGGATGGTGAATGAATACATCAAGGAAATCAGCGGAGAGGATTTTACTGCTAAAGATTTCAGGACATGGTCCGGAACGGTGAGTGCGCTGATCGCTTTTAAGGAGATCGGATATGCCGAAAACAACACCGAATATAAAAAGAAAGTAAAGGAAGCTTTGGATATTGTCGCCGAACATCTTGGTAATACCACAGCAGTCTGTAAAAAGTATTATGTGCATCCTTTAGTCATCAATCTTTATGAGAACAATACGATCAAAAAATACCTTGATGAACTGGAAGTTATTGAGGAAAACGATGGGAAAGCTGACCTGACGAAGGAGGAAAAACTGGTGATTAAGATTTTGGAAAATGAGAAGATGTAG